The genomic interval CGCCGCCGGGCCCCACGGGGGTGACAGTGAAGAAGAGCGTCCCCTGGACGTCGGTGAGGCCCTCCACGCGCCCCAGGGGAGCCAGGCCCGGGAGATTGACGATTCGGGTCCTCGACGCCACGCCAGGCGGACAGGCTTGTGCGTTCACCTCCTGGGACGTCTCGTCTGGAAAGCCGCCACAGCCCGCCGCCAGCACCCATGAAACCCAGGCGCCCCAACTCCTCACTCGCATGTCCGCTCCCCCGGCTCGGGAGGAAGGTAGGGGGCAAGGAATTGTCACTCAAGCAGTCCCCAGAGGGAGGTGGGAGTGTTTCAGCGCTCCGCCCCCACTTCCGGGGTGTCAGGTCCCCGGAACAGACCCATCCCGGACAGGCGAGGAGCCCGCCGCGCACTGCCGCTGGTAGTCAGCCAGTGTGCGCGAGAAGCGCTCCCGCTCCTCGCGAGGCCACGCCTCGGGAAGCTTCGTGAGGGCCTGCTGCTGCTCCTGGATGGCTTCCTGGCAGCGGTTCTGGTGGAACGCCACCCGGGCCGAGGTCTCCAGCGCATAGGAGTTGTCAGGGGCCTTGCGGCGTCCCAGGAGCGCGAGCGGCGCTGCTTCCTCATAGCGCCCGGCATCGGCATACAGCCAGGCCAGCTCAGTCGCGCTCCACCAGTACTTCGGCGCGAGAAAGTTCACCTCGCGCAATGCCTGTTCGTAGCCAGGGTCCTTGGGGTTGTCCCTGGCCAGCACACGCGCCACGTGCAGCCACGCGCGGTGACTCCTGGGAAACGTCTTGGCCCGAATCCACCCCCAGGCCAGCTCCTCCTGCGGCGTGAGGTTCATGGTCGCGGGATGGGTGCTGACCTGCATGCCATATCGAATCTCGATGGGATGCCCCGCCAGGGTCGCCGGATGGAACCGCATGCTCGCCAGCGACCTCACCACGATTCCAGTGAGCGCCGGGCTCGCGGATTCCACGACCTTGATGTCCCGAGGGCGGCCATCCGTTCCAAGGGTGCTATCCGCGATGACGATGGCCACGGTCCGCTTCTCATTGACCTCATCGGGAAACGTGGCAGGCACCATCGCATAGCGGATGGGAGGACTGAACTTCTCGCGCAGATAGTCACACGCCTCGGTCAGCCCCCCCGGGTCACACGCGGCCGTGAGGTCCCCATGGGCTTGCGCGACCTGCTCCTGGGTCGCCTCCCCCGCCAGGACCCGCACGGCCTCGGCAAAGACAGCAGGGGCCTCCTCGGGCGTCACGACACTGACGGGCTCATCGTCGCGAACCGAGGTGGGCTCGCCGCTATAGACCTGCGGCGCGTCGGGCCTACCGCTCCGGTGATGCGACAGCGCATAGGACAGGTGTCCATGATGGGCCGGAAGGGTCGGAACCCAGGCGGCGTATCGGCACGCGGAAAGCCCAAGAAACAGGGTACACAGGAGGACTGGAGAAGGTCGCATCGCGTGCCACCCTAACGCGTCCCCGTCCGCGCTTGAAGCGAGGCCCAAGACCTGGCTTCGTCCTCGTCCCTCTCTCAATGACAAGCGGTCTCGGCCTGGGCGATGCGCACCGCGGATGGGAAAACAGACTTCCCATCACCACACTCAGACAGCGACAATGGCAATCGCCGCTCAGTCCAACCCGCCGTAGGAGGTATTCCGCGTGCGCCTTCGCATGTTCGTGGTTGCATGTGTGTCCATCATCGGTATTGCGTGTGGTGGACCCGCGTCATCAGAAGACCTTGAGGGCTCCAATTCATCTCAGTCAAACACCTCCGAACTCGCTGGAATTTGTGAGACGCTTCAGGGGACGGCGTGTACGCCGGGGCGCAACACCCTTTGCACCTATCAAGCTGGCGGCACGGGCGTCTGTGTCTGCCCGGCGGCTCCCAACAATACGTGGGAGTGCTAGCGACGGTGTCCCGGAGGCGGCCCCCCCAGGCACTGTCACCTGACATGACTTGACCCCGGGCCACCACTCCCTCGCATGGGTCCCCGAGGAGGCCGCTGAGAAGCGGCGGGCCTGACGGTTGCCCGGCCCCCTTCAAGAAGGGCCGGGCAACCCAGGCCACTGGTCGTTCACCCGCGAAAACAAGGGGACGACGCAGCCCGGAGTCCGGAGCCAGGAGTAAGGTCCATGGCACTTCGCCGAGGCCGCATGCGCCGCCTGCTCTATCTCTCCCTCTTCCTCTCCACTCTCGCCCACGCCCAGCCGCGCGACTTCGCCGCGCCCGCCTCCACCACCGCCGAGGAGCTGGACCGCGCCATCCCCACGCTCGCGCGCGAAGTGCTGGCCGTGTACCCGGAGCAGGACACCGACACGCGGCTGGGCCACCTGTTCCGGCTCCAGCTCGTGACAGGAGACTTCAGCGGCGCGCTCACCTCCCTCCGCGCCCTGCGGCCCCTGCGCGAGGCCCATTCGCCCGTGAAGGGCACCACCTTTCTCCAGTACGAGGTCCACGCGAAGGCCCGGCTCGCGCAGGCCGCACACGGGACACCCTACGCGGAGGCCTTGCGCGCGGCGTTCCAGGAGTCCTTCGGCGCCCTCGATGACCTGACGGCCCTCCAAGCCGCGGGCATGTTCCGCTACGACCTGGAACGAGCACGCGTGGACCTGGAGACCGCCGCCGAGGACGCGCGGAAGTCCGGCCGAATCCCCCTCCCCCAGGCCCTGGAGCTGGTGCGCCGCTACCAGGCACACCGCGCCTATCAAGCCCTGCTCCCGGAATCGGATGCGCTGTGGGCCGAGGACGAGCACCGCCGCTACGTCATCGAACAGGACGTGCTGGTGCCCACACCCGACGGCGCCTCCGTGTCCGTCATCGTGGTGCGCCCGCGCAAGGCCACCGGCCGCCTGCCCACCGCGATGAGCTTCACCATCTACGCCAACGCGTTCAACCGGACCGAGGCCATGCGCTCGGCGGCCCACGGCTACGCGGGGGTGACGGCGAACGCTCGTGGCAAGCGCAACAGCCCCCAGGCGCCCGTGCCGTTCGAGCACGACGGAGACGACGCCATCGCCGTCATCGACTGGGTGAGCCGCCAGCCGTGGAGCGATGGACAGGTCGGCATGTTCGGCGGCAGCTACGAGGGCTTCACCCAGTGGTCCGCGGCGAAGCGCGGACACCCGGCGCTCAAGACCCTCATGCCGTCGGTCCCCGTCGCCCCGGGCATCGACGTACCCATGCAGGGCAACGTCTTCCAGAACTTCTTCTACAAGTGGCCCCGCTACGTCACGCTCGACAAGGGACTGGCGGACGCGGACTACTTCGATGGCGCGCGCTGGGATGCACTCGACGAGCGCTGGTTCACGAGCGGAGAGCCCTACCGCGCCCTGGAGCGGCTGGACGGCCGCCCCAATCCCTTCTTCCAGCGCTGGCTGAAGCACCCGACCTACGACGCGTACTGGCGGAAGATGATTCCCTACCGCGAGGAGTTCGCACGCGTCCGCATCCCCGTCCTCACCACCACGGGCTACTACGACGGCTGCTCCTTGAGCGCGATGTACTACCTCACCGAGCACCTGAAGTACGCGAAGGACGCCAACCACACCTTCGTCATCGGGCCGTATGACCACATCGGCGCGCAGCACGCCTCCAGCGATGAACTGCGCGGCTATCGCATCGACCCCGTGGCCCGGCTCGACGTGGAGGCCCTGCGCTACCAGTGGCTGGACCATGTCCTCCGCGGTGGCCCCCGCCCCGCGCTGCTCAAGGACCGAATCAACTATCAGGTCATGGGGGCGAACACGTGGAAGCACGCCCGGGACTTGAACGGCGTGAGCAACGACACGCTCACGCTGTACCTGACTCCCGCACCTACGGGAGACGCCCACGCATTGACCACCCAGCCTCCCGCCCCCGGCACGGTCCTGCGCCAGCGCGTGGACCTCAAGGACCGCTCGGCGGGACGACACTACGAGCCCGAGAACATCCTCGGCACCACGGTGGACACACGCAACGGCTTCGCCTTCACCAACGAGCCGCTCACCGAGCCCCTGGAGTTGAACGGCCTGTTCTCCGGGCGGCTCGACTTCATCACCAACAAGAAGGACTTCGACTTCAGCGTGGTGCTCTACGAGCGCACGGCGAAGGGGGAATACTTCTACCTGTCCTATCTGCTGGCCCGGGCCAGCCACGTGGGAGACCGCACCCGGCGGCGGCTGCTCACACCCGGCAAGCGCCAGAGCCTGGCGTTCCAGAGTGGCAGGATGACCAGCCGGCGGCTCGAGACAGGCAGCCAGCTCGTGGTCGTCCTGGGCATCAACAAGCACGCCCAATCCCAGCTCAACCACGGCACCGGCAAGGACGTCAGCGATGAGTCCCTCACCGACGCGAAAGTCCCCCTCGATATCTCCTGGCTCGGCGGCAGCCGGGTGGACCTCCCCGTGTGGAAAAAGCCGCTGCCAGCAGCCTCCTCGGTCTCCGTCCCAGCGAAGTGAGGGCGGTCCAACGTTGACAACCTCGGTGTGGCACCCGGGCTTACACCGCACCAAATCGCCGTGGCGATGGCGCGAGCGTCGAGTTCGCTTGCCGTGTCCAAGGTGATTGGGTCTGCTCGCCGCCGCTCGGAATCACTCCATCCACGAGAGAGTCAGTCCTATGTCGAACAAGGCCATCGGCGCGCTCGCCAAAGAAGTGGGAGACGATTGGAAGGAGCACGCGTACTACGAAGACGTCGAGCGCTTCATGCCCGACGCTTGGAAGAACCTCATCCTTCCCGTCATCGGTGGGTGTGACTTCACCACCACCGTCGACCTCGCCGCAGGCCACGGCCGGAACACGGAGTTCCTGCTTCCGCTCGCACGGACGCTCCACATCGTGGACATCAACAAGGAGAACATCGAGTTCTGTCGCCGCCGCTTCAAGGGGCGGGACTCCAAGATTCGCTACGTCGTCAACGACGGCTCCTCGCTCTCCGCGCTGAGAGGTGACTCGGTGACGCTCGTCTACTGTTTCGACGCCATGGTCCACTTCGACAGTGACGTGGTGCGGAACTATCTGCGCGAGTTCTTCCGCATCCTGGAGCCGGGCTCCCATGCGTTCATCCACCACTCGAACTACACCGGGAACCCGTGCGGGAAGTGGATGGACAATCCCAACATCCGCAACTTCATGAGCAAGGAGCTCTTCGCGCACTACGCGCACAAGGAGGGCCTCACCATCGTCTCCCAGAAAGTGATTGAGTGGGGCGGCCACCCGGAGCTGGACTGCCTGTCCCTGCTGCGCAAGCCGAATCCGCCCCAGCGCATCGGCGGCAGCTACACGCGGCGGGACGGGATGCTCCTGGTGCTCGCGGGTGCCCACGAGTCGGCGAAGTTCACCCTCGCCCGCCCGGGGACCGTCACGCTGGAGGCGCACGCCCATGCGTGGTGCGGGAGGCTCGTCGTGAAACAAGAGGGCCGCGTCCTCGCCACGTTCGAGGTGAATGAGGAACAGCCGCAGTCGAAGCCGTGTGTCTTCGAGGCCGAGGCGGGTGAAGTCTCCCTCCACGCCGAGGACCGCGGAGACGGCCGGAGCGAGGCCTGGGTGAAGAACATCGACATCGAGTGGCGGAAGGCAAGCGCCGCCCCCCAAGCCTGAGAGCGGGAGCCGCCTTACCGCCACGCGCAGGGACCTTCCGGCGCGTGGCGGTCCACTCAGTGGGCCTCAGGGCATGTACAGCTCGGCCTCGCCCTGGATGTCCTCGTAGCCGAAGCCGCCGGTCACCAGCACCTTGCCCAACGGCAGCAGCGTCGCCGTCGCGAACTCACGCGGCGTCAGCAGGCCGGTGGTGAGCTCCCACCGTCCCGTGGCCGGGTCGAACAGCTCACAAGGCGAGAGGTAGAAGCGGTCCTCGAAGCCACCAAAGCCTCCAGCGACCAGCACCTTCCCGGAGGGCAGCAGGGTGGCGGTATGGTTCCTGCGGTTCTCGGTGAGGCTCTCCGCCGCCGTCCACTTCTCCGTCACCGGGTCATAGAGCTCCGCCGAGCGCAGGGTCCCCACCTGCCCCGTCCTGCTGTATCCCGCCGCCACGAGCACCTTCCCCGTGGGCAGCAACGTCGCCGTGTGACTGTCGCGAGTGAAGGCCATCTTCCCCGTCGAGGCCCACTTGCCTGTCTGCGGGTCATAGACCTCCGCCGTCTCGAGCACGACGCGAGGGTCCACGACCGTCGAAGCGCCTCCCGCCACCAACACCCTCCCCGAGGGGAGCAGCGTCGCCGTGTGCGCCACGCGGCCGGAGCCCATGGCTCCCGTGCGCTCCCAGGTGCCCGTGGCGGGGTCGTACAACTCCGCCGAGGCGAGCGCCCCCGTCGCGTCACTTCCTCCCGCGACGAGGACCTTGCCGGACTTCAGGAGCGTGGCCGAATGGCCGAACCGTCCGTCCTGGAGCGCCCCTCCACTGGACCAGGTCCCCGTGGAGGGGTCGAAGAGCTCCACCGCCGTCACGGCGCGGATGCCGTTGTACCCCCCCACGAACAACACGCGCCCCGTGGGCAGCAACGTCGCCGTGTGGAGGGAGCGCGCCGCCTGCAACGAGGGCACATTGCTCCACTTTCCCGTCGCGGGGTCGAAGCGCTCCGCCGCCGCGAGATAGGTATTGGCGCTGGTCGATGACAGGTTATGGCCTCCCGCCACCAGGACCTGCCCTGTCGGGAGCAACGTGGCCGTGTGGCCATCGCGCGGCGTGAGCAGGCGCTCCGTCGCCGTCCACGTCCTCGTCCCCGGGTCATAGAGCTCAACGGAGGTGAGCGCGCCTGCCGCCCCCACTCCGCCCAACAACAACACCTTGCCGGAAGCCAGCAGGATGGCCGAGTGGCCGTAGCGCGCCGTCGCGTTCGAGAGCGCCTGCGACCACGTCCCCGTCCCCGGGTCGAAGACCTCCGCCGTGGCCAGGGCGTTCCCGCTCCTGTCGCGCCCACCCGTCACCAGGACGAGCCCCGACGAGAGCAACGTCGCCGCATGTCCGTGGCGCGCCGTCGACAAGCGCCCGCTCTGGGTCACCCGCCGGGCCTCCACGTCAATCAACACCCACGAGTCGAGTGCCCCCGCCGCATTCGCCCCACCCGTCACCAGCACCAGCCCCGACGGCAGCGTCGTCGCGGTGTGTCCGGTCCGTCCGTCGCCAGCGGAGTCCACCTGCGTCCAGGCTCCGGTGTCGGGGTCGTAGACATCCGCGCTGGCAGGATACGTCCCACCCACGGTGGTGCCGCCCGTCACCAACACCTTCCCCGAGTTCACGACGGTGGCGACAGCATGGCTGCGCGCCACCAACGCGTTGTTCGCGGGGGCCCACGCCGGCTGCGCCCCCGGGGTGAAGATCTCCGTGGTGCGGACAACGTCCTTTCCATCCGAGCCGCCCGTCACCAACACCTTCCCGCTGCGAAGGAGGACCGCGGCGTGGCCGTGACGGCCCGTCACCAGCGGCGGCATGCTCTCCCAGGTGCGCGAGTCCGGATTGAAAAGCTCCGCGTTCTTGAGAGAGCCGCTCGTATTGCGTCCCCCCGTCACCAGCACGAAGCCCGAATCAAGCCGGACGGCGGCATGCTCCACGCGCGGCGAGGTCAACTCGACCGAGGGAGACCACGCCTGGTCCCTGGGCGAATACTGCTCCGCGCTGTTGAGCACCGTGCCCCCGGCCTCGCCCCCCAACACCAGCACATAGCCCGAGTACAGCAGCGTCGCCGTATGGCCCGAACGCCCCGTCGCCAGCCGCCCCGAGGCGCTCAGCGTCGGACACTCCGGCATGCCGATGGCGGAGAACGTCACGCTGGCGGTGGCCTCGCGGGTGCTGCTCGCGGTGAGCGTGAGCGCCGCGGCGGGAGCCGGCACACAGTCGGGCGCCGTCCAGGTGATGTCCGTCGTGGTTCCCGTATCGGTCGGCGCGCTGAAGGTCCCCGCATTCGCGGACCAGGTGAACTTGAGCGCGTCCCCCACGGGGTCCTTCGCCTGCACGCGCAACCGCACGGCCCCCTTCTTCTCGACGTAGACCACCGAGGCCGGCGTCTCCTCGAAGGTGGGCGCGCAGCGGTCCGGATGCTGCTTGCACCACACCTTCTGGTCCTCGTCGAAGTCGAAGCAACCTCCGAGGACCACCAGCGCCCCCACGAGCAGGGGCATGACTCCACGTGCCGTCTTCATGGCCACCTCCCGGACACGAAGGCGGATGAACCGTCGGTCCCTAACGAGAGCGCCACGCCCTCCGTGTCGGACGAACCGCCCCACAGGTACATCCCCGCGGCCACGCCCAGCCCCACCACGCCCGCGCCCGCGAGCACCGCGCTCACCGTCTGGATTCCCTTCCCCTTCGAGGCCGCGTCCTGCATCTCCTGGACACTGCCCGCGCCCCCGCTCTTGCGGGTCAGCTTCGAATGCTGCCCGTTCGCCATCAGCCACGTCACACCCGAGCCCGCGAGCAGCCCCCCTCCAATCGCCGCGGGCAGCCACGCCTTGCTCGACGCGCGAGGCGGCGGCTCCTGCAAGGGAGGAACGGGAGGGACGACCGGGGCCTCGATGATGGGCGGTGGGGCGACTTCCCGTTGCCGCGCGGCCGTCGCGTCCAGCTCACGCTTCACCTGCCCCCGCAGCGTCTCGAACCGCTCGGAGACCTTGGGAGAGACGGTCAGCGGAAGCTTCGCGTCCGGCTTCAGGAACAGGGCGGCCTTGAAGGCCGCGTCGGACAAGTCCGCCTCGCCGAGGTCGGCCTGGATGATGCCCTCGTAGAGCGACAACACCGTGTCATCCGCCTGCCCTTGGGAAAGGCGCTTGCCTCGGGAGACCTGCTCCAACGCCTGTTCGTATTGAAGGTCGTTATAGAGGCGCTTCGCGGCCAGCACATAAGGCTGCACCACGCGCGACTCCTGCGCCAGGGCCAGGCCGGGCGAGACGCCACCCACCAACGCCAGGCTCATCACCACTCCCCGAATGAAACGTGTCAGCTCGGAAGTCTTCATGGGCTCCATGGGCAATCAGTCTGTCGTGTACCGCCAGATGAAGACAGACGCCGCCAATCTAGACCCATGGATTCCTGAGACTGTCGGACTTTCGACATAGCTCAGGCTTTCACGCTTCCGCTTTGTCAAAGCCAACTCATGGGAACCATGAAGCCGGGGCACCGGACCTCACACCTGGCTGGAGTCCGCACCAGGGCGGCGGACTCCAGCCGGGAGGCCGCGGTGTGATGCCTCAGTAGGGCTTCTCGCCCTTCGCCACCCCGAAGGGGGACGGCTCGGCGAAGACGCCGTTCACCATCGTGCCGCCGTTGTGGATGGCGGGGAAGATGGGCTGCATGCTCTGGGGGAAGCCGAAGGTCGGCTGGGTGAGCGCGTTGAGGCGGGCGAGTTGGTCGCCGGTCAGCTTCACGTCGAGCGCCCCCACGTTGTCCTCCAGCTGAGCCAGGCGCCGCGCCCCGATGATGATGGAGCTCACGCCCGGCTGCGCGTGGACCCACGCCAGCGCCACACGCGCCACGGAGCTGCCCTGCTCGCGGGCGATGAGCTCGAGCGCGTCGATGAGGGCGTAGGTCTTCTCGTTGAGGAACGACTCCAGGAAGACGCCCCGGTCGCCCTTCTGCTTTCCGGCGTTCGCGCGGGTGTACTTGCCGCTGAGCGCGCCGCTCTTGAGCGGAGACCACGGCGTGATGCCCAGCCCGAACTCCAGCGCCATGGGCACCAGCTCCTGCTCCACGCTGCGCTCCAGCAGGGAGTACTCAATCTGGAGGCCGACGAAGGAGGACCATCCTCGGAAGTGCGCCATCACATTGGCCTGGGCAATCTTCCACGCGGGCGTATCCGAGACGCCGATGTAGCGGACCTTGCCGGCCCGCACGAGGTCCTCGAGCGCCGCCATCGTCTCCTCGATGGGCGTGTGGACGTCCCAGTTGTGGAGCCAGTAGAGGTCGATGTAGTCCGTCTGCAGACGGCGGAGCGAATTCTCGCAGGCCGAGACGATGGACTTGCGGCCCGAGCCACCGCCATTCGGGTCCCCCGGGTAGAGATTCCCGCTGAACTTCGTCGCGAGCACCAGCCTGTCCCGGCGCGCCGGGTGACGCCCGACATGGTCCCCGAGGATCTTCTCGGAGTGGCTCTTCGTGTAGAAGTTCGCCGTGTCGATGAAGTTGCCGCCGAGCTCGATGTACCGGTCGATGATTTTCTGGGACTCCTCGACGCTGGACCCCCAGCCGAGGTCTTCACCGAACGTCATGGCTCCAAGACAGAGGGGACTCACGCGCAGGCCGGAGCGGCCCAGCGTCACGTAGTGGTTGAGCGGCATGGTGGGCTCCCATGGGTGCTACATTGTGAGGACGGCGAACTCGTTCAACTTGGAACTTGGTTAATCCTGAACCAATTTCCACGCAAGGAGCCATGTCGAAAATCGACCCCGCGAGAATCTGGAGTCTCAACCACCGGCTGTTGATGTCGGTGATAGCCAGTGTCGCCTCCGACATCACCGCGTTGGGCCTTGAGACGAAGGAGCTGTTCGTGCTCTCGGAGGTAGACGACCACCCCTACCCGGCCGAGCTGGCGGCGTCGCTCTGCATCCCCAAGCCCTCGGTGACGCTGTACGTGAAGCGGCTCGAGGCCGCGGGCTTCCTGCGTCGTGAAATTGACACCGCGGACCTGCGGCGGCACCGGCTGCACCTGACCTCGGCCGGCCGCAAGGTGATGCAGCAGGGCAACGCCCTGCTGTCCGAGGCGTTCGCCCTCAAGCTCGGACGCCTGAGTGCCGCGCAGCAAGCGGAGCTGCGAGCCCTTCTCGAGAAGATGAGCTGAGGCACCCAGGCGCCGGAGTCAGGCCCTGCCCGAGGGAGCGCCCGCTACTTGCGCAGCTCCACCACGGGCACGAACCCACCGTAGATGACGCGCTGGCCATCGAACGGCATGGGGTTGTGCTCCGGACTGACGCGCGGGTCCTTCATCACGCGCGCCATGCCGGCGTCACGCGTGGCCTTGTCCGGCCACTCCACCCACGAGAACACCACCGTCTCGTCGTCCTTGGCCTGAACGGCCCGGCGCAAGTCGGTGACCTTGCCGACCGGCACTTCGTCCCCCCAGCACTCGAGGACCCGCGTGGCCCCGCACTCGATGAAGACGGAGTCGCCCTTGCGAGCGTGCTCCAGGAACTTCTCCTTGTTCGCGGTCGGAACAGCGGCAACGAAACCATCGATGTAGGACATGTGAACCTCCGGGAATAGGTTGAGCCAGGAGGTGCCCTGGGCACCTCCTGAGCCGCGACGACCCTGGAGGTCAGAGATCGACATGGCCCCCGCGGAAATCCACGGGGCCATGCACGCTCTTCAGGTCAGCGGGGGTCCGCCCTCAGCAGGCCCAGGTCCGTCGTCGGTATCTCATAGTCGTACCGATAGATGTTCTGGCTGTACGTATGGAGCGAGTCGATGCTCCAGTTCGTGCAGGTGAGTCCCATGTCCGTATAGCCGGAGCGGCACTGGGAGTGGCAGCTCGTGCCATCATCGCGGTCGCCCATCTTGCACTGGCTGCGGGTCCACGTCGGGGTCTCGGCCGCCCAGCTGGCCGCGTTCATCGTGCAGGTGGGGGCCTTCTGCGTCGGATGGGTCCCCACGCCGTCGGTCCCGTTCGGTCCCCACTCCCCGAAGCGGGAGTTCCAGTCGGCCTCCATCCACGGCTCCTGTCCGACCTCAAGCCGCACCAGCTTCGACCACGAATCCAGCCGGGTTCCCGTCGTGTTGTTCCGGTACTCCTCCATGGGCAGGCAGTTGTCGAAGGCTCCCCCGCTTCCCCCCTGGTTGTTGAACGCCGCATGCGAGTTCTTTCCCACGTAGACCACCGGGTGTGAGCCGTTCTCCAGCTCGAAGCCTCCGCGAGACGCGAGCCGGGTGTAATCCAAGCCGTGCATCGTGTAGGTGACCGCCGCGATGGAAGACCGGTCCTCGCTCAGCGTGACGACGATGTTCTCCCAGTCCCCGTGGTGTGAGCCTTTCCCGCCCGCATCGCAGGGGCTCTGGTAGCCATAGAACCACCAGTACTTGATGCGCACCTGATCTCCACACTGAATCTCCTGGTAGTACGTGGGCAGGTTGCCCGACCCCAGGGTGGAGACATCCACGTTCTCCATTCTTCCCGCCGGGGTCGTCGCGCGGATGACGGCGTCGTAATACGTCTGCGCCGACATGGGATAGCCGTTGCCTTCTC from Myxococcus stipitatus carries:
- a CDS encoding aldo/keto reductase, yielding MPLNHYVTLGRSGLRVSPLCLGAMTFGEDLGWGSSVEESQKIIDRYIELGGNFIDTANFYTKSHSEKILGDHVGRHPARRDRLVLATKFSGNLYPGDPNGGGSGRKSIVSACENSLRRLQTDYIDLYWLHNWDVHTPIEETMAALEDLVRAGKVRYIGVSDTPAWKIAQANVMAHFRGWSSFVGLQIEYSLLERSVEQELVPMALEFGLGITPWSPLKSGALSGKYTRANAGKQKGDRGVFLESFLNEKTYALIDALELIAREQGSSVARVALAWVHAQPGVSSIIIGARRLAQLEDNVGALDVKLTGDQLARLNALTQPTFGFPQSMQPIFPAIHNGGTMVNGVFAEPSPFGVAKGEKPY
- a CDS encoding kelch repeat-containing protein is translated as MKTARGVMPLLVGALVVLGGCFDFDEDQKVWCKQHPDRCAPTFEETPASVVYVEKKGAVRLRVQAKDPVGDALKFTWSANAGTFSAPTDTGTTTDITWTAPDCVPAPAAALTLTASSTREATASVTFSAIGMPECPTLSASGRLATGRSGHTATLLYSGYVLVLGGEAGGTVLNSAEQYSPRDQAWSPSVELTSPRVEHAAVRLDSGFVLVTGGRNTSGSLKNAELFNPDSRTWESMPPLVTGRHGHAAVLLRSGKVLVTGGSDGKDVVRTTEIFTPGAQPAWAPANNALVARSHAVATVVNSGKVLVTGGTTVGGTYPASADVYDPDTGAWTQVDSAGDGRTGHTATTLPSGLVLVTGGANAAGALDSWVLIDVEARRVTQSGRLSTARHGHAATLLSSGLVLVTGGRDRSGNALATAEVFDPGTGTWSQALSNATARYGHSAILLASGKVLLLGGVGAAGALTSVELYDPGTRTWTATERLLTPRDGHTATLLPTGQVLVAGGHNLSSTSANTYLAAAERFDPATGKWSNVPSLQAARSLHTATLLPTGRVLFVGGYNGIRAVTAVELFDPSTGTWSSGGALQDGRFGHSATLLKSGKVLVAGGSDATGALASAELYDPATGTWERTGAMGSGRVAHTATLLPSGRVLVAGGASTVVDPRVVLETAEVYDPQTGKWASTGKMAFTRDSHTATLLPTGKVLVAAGYSRTGQVGTLRSAELYDPVTEKWTAAESLTENRRNHTATLLPSGKVLVAGGFGGFEDRFYLSPCELFDPATGRWELTTGLLTPREFATATLLPLGKVLVTGGFGYEDIQGEAELYMP
- a CDS encoding CocE/NonD family hydrolase; protein product: MALRRGRMRRLLYLSLFLSTLAHAQPRDFAAPASTTAEELDRAIPTLAREVLAVYPEQDTDTRLGHLFRLQLVTGDFSGALTSLRALRPLREAHSPVKGTTFLQYEVHAKARLAQAAHGTPYAEALRAAFQESFGALDDLTALQAAGMFRYDLERARVDLETAAEDARKSGRIPLPQALELVRRYQAHRAYQALLPESDALWAEDEHRRYVIEQDVLVPTPDGASVSVIVVRPRKATGRLPTAMSFTIYANAFNRTEAMRSAAHGYAGVTANARGKRNSPQAPVPFEHDGDDAIAVIDWVSRQPWSDGQVGMFGGSYEGFTQWSAAKRGHPALKTLMPSVPVAPGIDVPMQGNVFQNFFYKWPRYVTLDKGLADADYFDGARWDALDERWFTSGEPYRALERLDGRPNPFFQRWLKHPTYDAYWRKMIPYREEFARVRIPVLTTTGYYDGCSLSAMYYLTEHLKYAKDANHTFVIGPYDHIGAQHASSDELRGYRIDPVARLDVEALRYQWLDHVLRGGPRPALLKDRINYQVMGANTWKHARDLNGVSNDTLTLYLTPAPTGDAHALTTQPPAPGTVLRQRVDLKDRSAGRHYEPENILGTTVDTRNGFAFTNEPLTEPLELNGLFSGRLDFITNKKDFDFSVVLYERTAKGEYFYLSYLLARASHVGDRTRRRLLTPGKRQSLAFQSGRMTSRRLETGSQLVVVLGINKHAQSQLNHGTGKDVSDESLTDAKVPLDISWLGGSRVDLPVWKKPLPAASSVSVPAK
- a CDS encoding methyltransferase domain-containing protein; this encodes MSNKAIGALAKEVGDDWKEHAYYEDVERFMPDAWKNLILPVIGGCDFTTTVDLAAGHGRNTEFLLPLARTLHIVDINKENIEFCRRRFKGRDSKIRYVVNDGSSLSALRGDSVTLVYCFDAMVHFDSDVVRNYLREFFRILEPGSHAFIHHSNYTGNPCGKWMDNPNIRNFMSKELFAHYAHKEGLTIVSQKVIEWGGHPELDCLSLLRKPNPPQRIGGSYTRRDGMLLVLAGAHESAKFTLARPGTVTLEAHAHAWCGRLVVKQEGRVLATFEVNEEQPQSKPCVFEAEAGEVSLHAEDRGDGRSEAWVKNIDIEWRKASAAPQA
- a CDS encoding DUF1428 domain-containing protein, with protein sequence MSYIDGFVAAVPTANKEKFLEHARKGDSVFIECGATRVLECWGDEVPVGKVTDLRRAVQAKDDETVVFSWVEWPDKATRDAGMARVMKDPRVSPEHNPMPFDGQRVIYGGFVPVVELRK
- a CDS encoding MarR family winged helix-turn-helix transcriptional regulator; protein product: MSKIDPARIWSLNHRLLMSVIASVASDITALGLETKELFVLSEVDDHPYPAELAASLCIPKPSVTLYVKRLEAAGFLRREIDTADLRRHRLHLTSAGRKVMQQGNALLSEAFALKLGRLSAAQQAELRALLEKMS